The genomic interval CGCGCGGACCATCGCCGCGACTGGGCGGCAGGAGGTCTCGGCCTTCGTCCGGTCACCCACTTTTGGTGGTGCGTCGGACCTGGCGCACCTCAGCCTGCTCTCGGGCATCGACCTGAGCGACCCCCGGCGGCACGACCTGCTCCTCACCAGCGACCGTCCGACCCTGCTCGGCCTGTTCGAGCGCCACGGCTACCGGACCTATGGTTTCTATCCCGCCCTCAGTTGGGACTGGCCCGAGCGGGTCTACTACGGCTTCGACGAGTTCCTGGACGGTCCGGGCCTGGGCTATCAGGGTCCCGAGTTCGGGCCTTGGTTCATCCCCGACCAATACTCGATGGCCCGCCTCGACGAGTTGCACCCGATTGGGCCCGACACCCCGCCGCGGCTGCTGTTTTTCCCGACCATCACCAGCCACTTTCCCTTTCGGCAGGTGCCACCCTATCAGCCGGACTGGTCCCGCCTCCTCTCCGCGCAACCCTTCGAGAGCGAGGATGTCGAGCGGGCGCTTGCCTACCAGGTCGGCGACTGGATGAATCTGCTCCCGGAATACCTGCGGACGATCGAGTACACCTATGCCTGGCTCGCCGGCTATCTCGAACAGCCCAGCCCCCGCGATTACCTGATGATCCTGGTCGGTGATCATCAGCCCGCGAGCAGCGTTACCGGTCCCGATGGCCCCTGGGATGTCCCGGTGCATATCATCACCTCCCGGTCGGAGCTGGTGGAGCGCTTCCGGGCGCTGGGTTTTCAGCCCGGTTTGGAGCCGCGGCGACCGGTCCTCGGCGGGATGCATGAACTCACCTGGCTCCTGGCTGATGCCTTCGATAGCCAGCGGTCACTGGGGTCGCTGCGGGGAGTGCCGGCAAAACCGGTACCGGCGCGGCAGGTATCCGCCGGGACGCCATCGCACTGACTGCCATGACTTACAGCCTGGTCTGGTTCAAGCGCGATTTGCGGCTGCATGACCATGCGGCACTGGTTGAGGCCGCCACACAGGGCCCGGTGCTGTGCCTTTATGTGATCGAACCCAGCGTCTGGGCGCAGCCGGATGGCGCGCGCCAGCACTATGAATTCATTCTGGAGAGCCTCCGCGAGTTGGCTCATGCGCTCAAAAACCTGGGTGGCCGCCTGCATGTGCGCGGCGGCGAGGTGACCGAGGTATTGACGCAGTTGCACGCACTCAGCCCCTTCGCCAGGATGTATTCCCACGAAGAAACCGGCAACGCCATCACCTTTGAGCGCGATAAGGCGGTGGCGCGCTGGTGCCGCGCGCAAGGCGTGGCGTGGCGGGAGCTCCCGCAATTTGGCGTGGTGCGCCGCCTGAAAAGCCGCAACCACTGGCAACGCCACTGGGCGGCACACACCCAGGCACCGCAATGGCCCTGCCCCGAGCCCGGCGCATTGCCGTTTCAGCCCAGCCCTTGGCCGGCGCAGCCAGTGCCCAGCGCGCAAGCGCTGGGGCTGGATGCTTTTGACCCACCCGAGCGCCAGCGCGGCGGGCGCGGCGCCGGGCTGGCGGTGCTGGATGATTTTTTGAACGACCGCTGCCGCCACTACCGGGGCGGCATCTCGTCCCCCCTGTCGGCACCCAGCGCCTGCTCGCGCCTGTCGCCCTACCTGACGTTTGGGTGTTTGAGCCTGCGCGAGGTGGTGCAAGCCACCGATGCCAAATTGCTGCATCTGAAAGAGCACTCCGCCTCAGCCTATGCCGCGAAGGGGCTGGAGGCCTTTTTGAGCCGATTGCATTGGCACTGTCACTTTATCCAGAAGTTGGAATCCGAACCCGAGCTGGAGTGGCGCAATGTGCATCGGGGTTACGACAACCTGCGCGAACCCGACTGGAACCCGGCGCATTTCGAGGCCCTGCAAGCCGGGCGCACTGGCTGGCCGATGGTCGATGCCTGCGTGGCCATGTTGCGCCAGACCGGCTGGCTGAATTTTCGTATGCGCGCCATGCTGGTCTCGGTGGCCGCTTACCCGCTGTGGCTGCACTGGCGTGAAGTGGGCCAGTGGCTGGCGCGCCAGTTTCTGGACTATGAGCCCGGAATCCACTGGAGCCAGATGCAAATGCAGAGCGGCACCACCGGCATCAATACCACGCGCGTTTACAACCCCATCAAGCAGGCGCAAGACCATGACCCCAAAGGCCTGTTTGTGCGCCGCTGGTGCCCGGCCCTGCGCCGCGTGCCCGATACCTGGTTATTCGAGCCCTGGCGCATGTCGGTGAAGGTGCAGATCGCCTGCGGCGTGCGCGTCTGTGCCGATGCGCCTGCGGGTGCCAGCGATGCCTGGCCGCTACCGCTGGTTGATCTGGAGGCCGCCACCCGCGCCGCCAAAGACCGGCTGCACGGCTTGCGCCGCATGCCCGAGGTGCGCGCGGCTAAGGCGGCGATCGTGGAAAAGCACGCCTCGCGCAAGCCGCGTGACAGTCGCTCGGCTAGTCAACAGCGCCGGTCCACAACCGTCGAGGCCAGTGCGCAACTCAGTTTGGGTTTTGATTGAGTCCGCCTACCCTGAAAATGCGCAAAAAGTCCGAACTGCCCAGCAAAATCTGCCCCGTTTGCGGCAAGCCTTTTGCCTGGCGCAAAAAATGGGAGCGTGATTGGGACCATGTCAAATACTGTTCCGAGCGTTGTCGCCGCTCAAGCCCAGCCATCCCGCCAAGTCCGCCAAGTTGACATGAACACCCCTCCCGCCCACGCCTTGCGGCTGATCCTGGGCGATCAGCTCAACCCCCAACATAGCTGGTTTGCCACCCTGCGGCCCGACCTGGTCTATGTGCTGATGGAAATCCGCCAGGAGACGGATTACGTGTTGCACCACGCGCAAAAAATCATTGCCATCTTCGCGGGCATGCGCGAACTGGCGCGCCAACTGGGCGAGGCGGGTCACCGGGTGCATTACCTGACCATTGACGACCCCGCCAATCAGCAGAGCCTGCCCGCCAACCTGACTGCGCTGCTGCGGTGTTACCAGGCGCAAGTGTTTGAATACCAAGAGCCTGAC from Chromatiaceae bacterium carries:
- a CDS encoding sulfatase-like hydrolase/transferase; this translates as MPILKGLAPIAALLLLNAMLGFENGSGTPAIRLEPRLAPEFVALWLLLLVAIRALGAVPKWLVTSLAIVCTFLVIGRYLDVTAPVLFGRAINLYWDVPQLPRFLSVIGQPLAGWQQLLVASGVVLVLWGLYRLLRALIGILARRAAPVALRSTPALVATAGAVVLVAAYAVGVPGTRALVSEPVTPTYARQAELLLSAFLPGRLASALPPSPPFDSDLAVLRGLDVKLLVLESYGAIAFDHPESRRRLAAARDTLARTIAATGRQEVSAFVRSPTFGGASDLAHLSLLSGIDLSDPRRHDLLLTSDRPTLLGLFERHGYRTYGFYPALSWDWPERVYYGFDEFLDGPGLGYQGPEFGPWFIPDQYSMARLDELHPIGPDTPPRLLFFPTITSHFPFRQVPPYQPDWSRLLSAQPFESEDVERALAYQVGDWMNLLPEYLRTIEYTYAWLAGYLEQPSPRDYLMILVGDHQPASSVTGPDGPWDVPVHIITSRSELVERFRALGFQPGLEPRRPVLGGMHELTWLLADAFDSQRSLGSLRGVPAKPVPARQVSAGTPSH
- a CDS encoding deoxyribodipyrimidine photo-lyase, which encodes MTYSLVWFKRDLRLHDHAALVEAATQGPVLCLYVIEPSVWAQPDGARQHYEFILESLRELAHALKNLGGRLHVRGGEVTEVLTQLHALSPFARMYSHEETGNAITFERDKAVARWCRAQGVAWRELPQFGVVRRLKSRNHWQRHWAAHTQAPQWPCPEPGALPFQPSPWPAQPVPSAQALGLDAFDPPERQRGGRGAGLAVLDDFLNDRCRHYRGGISSPLSAPSACSRLSPYLTFGCLSLREVVQATDAKLLHLKEHSASAYAAKGLEAFLSRLHWHCHFIQKLESEPELEWRNVHRGYDNLREPDWNPAHFEALQAGRTGWPMVDACVAMLRQTGWLNFRMRAMLVSVAAYPLWLHWREVGQWLARQFLDYEPGIHWSQMQMQSGTTGINTTRVYNPIKQAQDHDPKGLFVRRWCPALRRVPDTWLFEPWRMSVKVQIACGVRVCADAPAGASDAWPLPLVDLEAATRAAKDRLHGLRRMPEVRAAKAAIVEKHASRKPRDSRSASQQRRSTTVEASAQLSLGFD
- a CDS encoding DUF2256 domain-containing protein; the protein is MRKKSELPSKICPVCGKPFAWRKKWERDWDHVKYCSERCRRSSPAIPPSPPS